The Ziziphus jujuba cultivar Dongzao chromosome 5, ASM3175591v1 genome segment AATATCTTCCTCGCCATTTGATAGATCTATTACATtaagttttatcaaattttttgacGAGTTTTTCAACCACTAGTGGTGAAATTAGACTAAGTTGTGTAAACCAATGTATTATCCATCTTATGTTCCAATCAAGCTtgatgcaaaaaaaaattttaaaaaaaattgataaaaaattgcTCTAACCGTGTGCTATTTATTGTCCCATTTTGGTGACAATAAATAGTATCGCATCGAATTTAATGCCTTCATGTACTGAATTCTTgctcatttcatttttttatttttatttaagtttttaaattttacaaaacaaccttcaatattagataaaaaaaaatgtaaaagaatactttttgtattaaaaatgatgtaataaattgaaaaattacgGTTTGATGTAACTTTTATACCATTTTGATGCAAAATTTGGTCGGAGATGCTTAGTATATCTTGTTTACTATTAAAACCCCCTTACTATTCCGGTTTTGCTcttgttttcccttttttttccttatgagTCAAGCCGGGTCGAGTCGAGGCCCGGAAAGCAAACCTACCCGAGAACATCAGGATCCAGCGAGAGTTCCAATTTTCCTTCTCAATGTTTTCTCTGCTGTGTAAGCTTAACTTCAATGTCATCTCGAAGGCCAAAAGCTCTACTATGGCAATCCAAAACCTCCACAACAAATACAGGTACTTGTTAAACTCTTCCAATCCTTATTTCCTTATATCTGAAACTTCAAAGTGCTATATTCCCTTAGCTTTTCTTCCCAAAAATACAGTTTTTCCCGTACCCACTTCTGCTATTTTCTtcaattccattcaatttcaCTCAAAATCTACTTTTATTCCGTTAAATTCGTTGAATTCCTCATCTGGGTCATCCTCGGTTTGTGCTCCAGCGCACCCATCTTCACAAAGTTCACATCTTTTACGTTCTTGCGGAAGTTTTAGTGATAGAGGGTTCTTGGTGAATCTGCGGTTGCTTAAGCCTAGTTTTCATGGAGGCTGTCAGTCATTGTCGACCCTGTCGTCTGATATATCTCTTTCATCCATGCTGTTAGAAAGCTTGAGTTCTAACGAGGATTCGAGAATGGGCAATCCTGGTAGTGATAGGATCAGATGGAATGCCACTCCGAAGCAAGTTTCGGAAATCATTGACATGATTAGAAGGGGTGAGAATGATTTGGAGTCCAAGTTGGATTCAATAAATGTAAGTTTCTCTGTTGCCTCTGTTTTTCAGATTTTTGGGGTGTTGAATTGTGAAAAAGTTTCTGCTTTGCGTTTTTTCGACTGGATTAGAGGCTCACAACCCAATATATGTAGTAATTATGACGTTTGTAGTTTGGTTATTGATAATTGTGGGAGATTGAATGATTTTGAAGCAATGCTTTCTATTATGAATGGCTTTGCACAAAGGGGTATTCGTCTGACCCAAAAGGCATTTGGGTTCTTAACGGTTTTGATTCTGGACAAGCCTTTGGTTATGGATTCTGTAAGAAAAGTGGTAAGAGTATTGAATGAAGTTGGTGGGTCTTGTGGAAATTCTGGAGTTCAATCCTTGATTGAGATGTTTAGCATTTTGGGATCATTTGAAATGGCCAAGTTTGTGATACAGATGACGGAGAGGAAAGTGTCTTATTACTATATGATCATTAGGGAAAAGTGCCGCAGATGTGATTTCGTAGGAGCAATGGCTATAATCGATGAGATGAGGCAATTAGGTTGTGAACCAACAGTCAACATTTACAATTATATACTTAGTACCTTATTTAAGAATAATGGAAGTGCTGAAGCTAGTAAATTACTtaaagaaatggaagaaaagaaTTGTCCTCCAGATGAATTGACCTTTGAGATACTTATTTGCCACTCATGTAAACTTGGTGAGTTTGTGTATGCAAAAGAGCTTCTTGATGGAATGGTGTCAAGGGGCCTTGAACCTCGAGTTTCAACACATGTTGCCCTTGTCAAGGCTTATTTTGACATGCAGAGATATGAGGAGGCATATAACTATGTAGTTGATACAAGTTTGAAACATAGGTACTCAAGCAATATGATTTACAGTGTGCTCATAAGCCTTCATCAGAAGAAAGGAAATGTAGTGACCGCTCTAAGTGTTCTCTCTGACATGACTAAGAAGGGTCTTAGACCAAATTTTTCAGTGTATAGGAGACTTGAAAATGTTTCCAGATGTCAGGCAGGAATTTAGTCAGAGACTTGGAGAATGTGTTCTCTAGTTTGAGTTTACAATCAACCATAAAAATTGGAAGATTCTATTTGGTGAACATGTACTGTCCTTTTCTTACGCATTTTTTTGTCCCCTTTGTTTTCCAATGTCCTGTTGTGTACACTGGCAGCTAAAGAGATGAGAATCATTTTCCTCAAGACTCTCAATAGAAGAAAAGAATAACAAGATCATTTTGCACAcagatcaattttatttttatttttattttatgtgtatCCAAAGAAAAAATTCGTTGAGTTTCACGTTCAACGGTTGATCATAACAAAAATAAGTATAATATGTCATAATTCTAATTTTCTTGGCATTTATTGATTCACCCCTCCCCAGTTATCTTTCTCAGAACAGTTGTAGTATGATGTCTTAGTTTTAATTGGAACACTGGCTTTTTGGTTCACTTTTGTAGGTAGTCTTTAACTGACATTTAGTGCCTCAGGCCATTGTTTACTTGCAATGACGTATACCTAAGTATAAGGTCAATGCTTTTCGAGAGTCTCAAGCCACAGAAGGCACACTTATGTTCAAAGTTTTATCAATTAGAATCTGTAAATTGCTTTTCTATGTTTAAAAGAATTTGAAGTACATTAGAGAATCACTCATTTCAGCCTAGCTTCATTGTTTTTGTTCAACTCACATTGGCACGTAGTCTCCAGAAAATTCTAGCTACCAAACTAGCCGTGAGAATTTAATAATACCACATTCTTTAGAAACATTGTTTCTGCTAGATAACTTCCTGTTTTATTTTGATCTGTCTGTATCGTTTGTTAATGTAATGAATGCTGTATACATGCTTGCATTGTTTCTCTTTGGATACCTTTAAGATACTTGGAGGTTGTACATGCTGCAAGCTTGGAAACTGGGTCAAGCTGTGTAAAGCTTTACCTCTTTGAATGAAAAATGACCAGCAAAAGTGGAAGAGGGCAACATAATTTGTTCTGTTAGCTAGCTAAGGATGTAAATTTCAACTGGTTTTGTTTGCTGGTTATACTTGGTATCGTCTGCTGTTTTTGTGTAATGTGCTGTAACTGTTCATGTGTACTTAGAATCCAATATTTTAATGTCATCaggaaaattattgtttttgttagaATCAAATATACTTGTCTTGGATAGTCATGGTTCTGTTCTTTTTCTCATTGAGTTACTTTGGCTAAACAAGATTCAAATGGGTCCAGATTTTGCACTGctgtggaaaaaaaatttcatgtaaTGCTTTCCTCTCTCGTAATAGACATTGGCAATGCTACCAAGTATAATGATCATGtaacatttgtaatttttgacaTCTTTCTGCTTGGCTTTCTTTACTATGCTTGCATATTTGTGGGTTCTGATGTGAATTTCTCATGtatcaataattaattcttctgttatataattatagtataaatgataataaaataaaataaaaaaacaactcaTTTGTAATCTCATCAAACAAGTACTCTACTTTCACAACAGTGCTAATCAGCCTGTCAGGAAGTACGACCATAATAAGCATGAAGCATCCATTAGAAAAGACCCGTTAACTTTTAAATGTAAGTACATGTTCTAGAAATCCAGTTGATGCAGTCTAAGTAAAAATATCATTGTTACATGCTCTAGAGAGCCAGATGATGCAGTCTAagcaaaaatatctttttactTGTTAGTCTGGCGTGAATTTACTTTCCTCTGAGAAATCAGTTACATGAAATAAGCCTTATGGTCCATCTCGATGCCCAATTCACTCCCTAGGTTTTTCATGCTTGATTGAGTTCTTGTAAATATTTTCCATCCAATTGTGCCTGTTTGCAGCCCTTTCAAATGTGTTAGTGCTGCACAGTTCTATACAGATTTGGCAGGCTATGGAAAACTAACAAATGCCCTATTTTCTGTCAACTCCAACTTGGCATCATGAGCCTGCAGGGCAACTAAGTAATTTAAGCAGGAATGAATAACAATTCACAAATGACGTGTTAATTCTTAAGTGCAAGTACTGCCTGCTTAATCGTATTCGACCTCAGCATATACAtgtaaattaaaccaaaatgtaAATGTACTATTTCTTATTGGGAACAAGTTTTCAGAAACAAATTCAACATGCTTTCAGAGGACCATTAAGCTTCAGTAAGAAAATTGAAGGTACCGTACCTTTGTTCCCTTCGACCATGAATCAAGTGTGCTGATAACGATATTATACTCTGAAATAGTATATCATAATGTTATTAAGCTTGCTTtctttcatggaaaaaaaaaatgaaaacctaaatcaaaaacaaaacaagacaaACAAAAAAGGAAGTAGCTCAGATGGCCAGAGGATATGCATTATTTCATGAAATATATTATCCTAGttaacttaaacaaatataaaaagaaaatagaaattagcATTTTTTCTTCCAAATTAAACCTTATTTGTGGCAGACTTGGGGTCTCTTCCAAGTTTTACGTTACTTATGTCTTGCCATACCTACATACAACATGGCCACAACATCAGTACGTTCAATGTTAAGAGTTTGAcaagtaaaacaaaataaaaagaaattcataATCCATGTTTGAAGCCACGAAAACAGAGATCCAGATAATTTTGAAGAACTCAGATAGAGACATGAAAACATATTTGGGAGAGTAAAGTTGGAGCATTATCATACTATCATATTCATTGTTATCATACTATCATATTTCACTAATTTAGTCATTGCCTTATAGTTTACTACTGTAGTCTACATTGACAAAAATGAAAGTATGCTTTTAAACACTatcttttttaatacaaaagaaaaaaaaaaaaatactagaagaCTATCCAAATCTACCAAATCTGGACCTGCCAGTAGCTGCTGCTACTGGTAAAAATCAACATGAATAATTTTGTAATTGAAACTCTGCATGGACAAATGCTTGGTCCTTGAGATATTTGCCTGCTGGCAAAAAACCCATTTCAAAATCCCACACTAACAGAAGAAAGGGACAATTTCTGACCTTAAGAAGTGAATAAGTTATCCAAATATACAAAATAGCAAAAAGGGCGAACATAATCCCAATCTTGTTTTACTTGTCATCGGTAAAGAAACACTCACAAGGTGTCTAGAACATATTCAAATAGACGAAAAAGAAGCAAGTTGACCACcaaaggagggaaaaaaaaaaattcagggcTACGTTGCCATTTAACTCATTAATAGATGGTCCTACCAAGAAAAAGTTGGCAATCacctctttttgctttttttctttgatataaTTTCTTTGTCCTAATTCAACTCCATTGTTTTGCTTCAACTTATTCTGCACAGGAAGCTTTGTAAACCTGGTATATTGGAACAGTTCAACATCAAAACTGCTCCAAACCCTTATAAATTCAGAACAAGGATCAGTTTGAATTAATTCCAAATACAACATACAGAAGATGTTTGTATATAATATTCATTGCATGAGTTTTGGTTTCTTGTTCTCAAATCAACAACCCTTTCATTGCATATGGTAATCACTCAGCTATAAGGGCTTTCTAGAAAGAACAAAGAGAGGTCCTGAGAGTTATGCAAGGTTTCCAAAGACAAACCAGAGAGAAATAGAGTTTATAAGACCTGACCTGTTTTCTCTAGCCTTGTGTTCCAAACCACCAAGAACAGCTCTCTCCTTTGGAGGGCTCTGTAAATGTAAATGCAATGTTGGTTTGGTGGAGAAACATTAGCAGAAAATCTACTTATTAATCCAATATGAATTACGATATGCCTACCTGAACAGATTGTACACCAATTGACAGCAGTCTAAAAAAGTTGTCTACGAAATCTTGGTGATTCTGACTTGCCTTTGTATGATCACTTGAACTATGATCACTTGAACTAGTAGGAGAAGAATTTAGCAATCTGTTCCTCGGCAATGAAGTGGAACTGGAGCATGCTTCAGAAAGTTGTCTTTGTGACAAAGCATGGACGGCAGTACCCCGCCTTCCAGCATTAGATGTGCGTTGATTGCTCAAGACAAGACTGTTGTTGCTGTCTCTAATactattcttattttttggAGATGGTTTTTTCTTCTCAGATGGCCGAATAGCATCATATGTAGTTTTGCAGCTTAGGTTTGTTTTGTTTCGAGCTAAAGTGGCATTTCCCTACGAAATGACAGCGTTAACTTAGTCGAACAAGATTAGATCATCCAatgtaaaattgaaaatgaagcaTGTTAAAATCTTGAACACCACCTTACAACCTTATATTATacctaaataaattaattcaatttcaGTGGATAATTAAAGGATATGCAGTTTATGTTCCTTGAGTTAGTTGCAGAAGATGGTGTTATTGATAGATAAACAAGAAGAACCAGAATATTTACCTTATGTTTTCTAGTCCGAACAGGTTTCTTTCGCATGCCGGTGATGTTTTCTACAGAACTCAAGGCAAGGCTTTCTTGTTGGGCAGTTTCTGAACTACCAATAGTTGAAGTAGGTGATGAAAAAGCCTCCTCTATTGAATGATTTGCAATAGAAAACAAGGACCTTTTAGTTGCTGCCATGTTAAGCCTTTCGTTGTCATTATTCCAATAATAACCAAATGGTTCTCCGGTAGCTTCTTCTTCTGGTTCATCCACAATGCCTTCTTCAAAAGAATCAAAGTCGGAACTAGTATCACTATCAAATTTTCGAATTTCATTGAAGTGTCCAAAGTTCTTTTCGCCGTCAAGAACAGTAGGTTTGGTGACATTTCCTTCGTGTGTAGTGTTAGTCCTCACATCTTGGTGAAGATCAGGTTGAATGGTTTCTTGCTTCTCTGATCGTGATGAATTCATAGCTCTAACTCTTTTATAATATTCTTCACAGCAAGTCTTCTTCTGATAAACAAATCCAAGGTCCTTGAACTTTTGGAGCCCCTCTTGTCGTTGATTGTGAGAAAAAACTAACCATTTTTCCCAAGCGACTCAttaccaaattttccaaaagaTATAGAACCATCATCCAGAATTCCGTGTATCTATATGACTTGCCTAGGATGTTacaaatagaaagaaaattacagaGCAgtcatacaataaaaaaatttgagaaaaaataaaaataaaacaaaaagcctTGTGGCATTAAGCGAATGTCCAGAGTTCGAATCCCATATGATCatataatcaaaagaaaaaaaataaataaataacttgcATTCATTTAATGGATTTAAGGTTAAGATCAATTATTATACATTCATTTGCTCCGCAAAACGTATGAAACAGTCAACTGATACTGTTTTTTCAACATTAACTTGAAATGGTCAAATGTTCCACACGTAGTTACAGATTTGCTACTAATtacaattgtttattttttttttttcttctacttgTTATCCatattaaactatatatatatatatatatattaaaaataaaaaagagagagagattatgAGCAAACCAGTCCaaattaataactaataaaaaatgcattctACTCAATGATCTGACAGTTGCATTTATTTCAAACGAATTTGTAGTACCTGAGGATGATGAAGATGGTGATTCATCACATTTTCAATTAACAAACGAATTTGTATCTTGTTCagttttctcagcaaccaagcACACTAATTCGACTGGTCATATTAATAGCAGTAACTTATGACAAGTAATATTCATAGTGAAAACCCTTTGGAGGAAGAGATTGTTTACTTTTTGGTGGTTCTTTGCTTCGCAAGAATGTCAAGGAGGAGAACAATAGACAGAAAGTAACTGTGGGTCCTACATTCTCAATTAACAAATTCCAATATTTCCCTTGTCCAGTTTTCTCAGTAATCAAACACACTAATACGAGTGGCCATATTAATAAGCACTAAGAAAAGCAGTAACTTATGACTAATAATAGTGAAAACTCTTTGAAGGGAGAGATTGCTTACTTTTGCTGGTTCTTTGCTTCACAAGAATGCTAATGAAAGAAttcgccaaaaaaaaatttctaaggaagagaaaaagagaCAGAAAGCAACTGTGGGTCCTACATTTCATTCTCACGTTCTTCGAATTTTTATTAAAGTTTTAatagtttaattatataaaattttgtttcctaaatttgataaaatttgctATAGATATCGTAGATATATAATACAaccaaatcatttcaagtttaAATCCTTTCACttttgttaaaaacaaaaaaaataataataagtggaGGAGCTTAAATTTGTAGTTTGATGTATAAAatgcaaatattataaaaataaaataaaataaaataaaagagcataaaataaatgataactCAAGAGAAAAAGTGCTATTTATCGTAAGAATCTCCACTTGattgaagagaagaaaaaaataaaagaaaaaaaaaactctttttacttttttctttttttaaacatttataataatttctccaCTTAAGTATAAATGGCTTACCAATTAAATCAATCTTATTTTCAAACATTTATATAATCATAAGTGACAATGTGAACAAAAAACCTATTTATATAAATCACAGCCttagaataatttatatatatatatatatgatcaatattaataaaataacatattttatttcttttctatatatatatatatatatatatttttgtttctatttctatttcattttatttttttttataaaaaaccaCTTTTTTCATAAATccctatttaattttaaaattaaatcaaattaacttcCAAAATAAGAAGATAAATATACAGTAGAACTTCTATAaactaatatttataacattataaaatttataaatttaaaggtgtaatttatttatagataaatatataatttattgataaataaatatttattaatttataaagaattttatattattttaaaaaaaacaattttattaattataatatatatatatatatatatatatatatatataaaatgaagttgatttaattagtaaataaaattgataagcTATTTATAATAGAGAAATTATCAGCTCGAACACGtggtaaaagagaaaaaaattaataaagattgaTTTAAAAAGATTCTGGTTGAGGTGATtaagtaaattatttttattatatatgataaatgtttatatatatttcttatttatttacaaatttaatcaaacattaatttgatttaattttgtatCCGTATTTGCAAATGTGTGGATAAACACGTTTTCAAATTTGGGGGAAATTGATGTGTCCTTTTTTAAAGTGAACAAATGATTGTACTTCCAACTGGGGGCAGATTACCTTGTCTCTCTACATGAGAGGTTCGTTTCTCACGTTATCGTGACAGTGGGAATTTTCTAGTCTCCTTTATTCTTGTAAGGAgtttttcttttcctgtttGCCTATGGATGAAGTTACTACAAGTTTCCAGAAACGATTACATCTAAATACAAATGAGTGTACTACTATGGTTATTAAACGTGAAGATCAAATTGATGTGCACTCATTACATCAATGCCTTTTGGTGCAAGTTTACACCAGATCACGTTTCAATAAGCGTGCTTTTGTGGACATGATGTATTTTTTATGGCGTAATTCTTGTTTGGTGCAATTTAAAAAACTTAATGAAGCAACTTTTCTTTGTCATTTTATTACCATAAAAGACAAAGAACAGGTCTTCCAAGGTGCACCATGgcattttgaaaaatcattggTTTTGACTGAGGAAGTTTCCGGATCAGTCATCCCACGATCAATTTCTATTCAAAATGCTCTGTTTTGGGTCCAAGTCGACAATGTTTCTTTGCATTGTATGACAAAAGCTGTGGGGGAGGCGATTGTTTCTCACTTGGGTGAATGTATTATGGTTGACTTTGCTGAGGATGAGCTATGTTTTGGGAAGTTCATGCGTGTGGAAGTTTGCTTAGACATTTGGAAACCCTTACACCGAGACATGAAAATTGACATGGTTAACTAACAATCTTTTTGGGTGGAGTTTCAATATGAGAAATTACcagacttttgtttttgttgtggTTTGTTCGATCACACACAAAAGGATTACTCTATGAGGGAAGACGGTCAGGGCGAACAGTATGGTGCTTCGTTGTGTGCAAATCATTCCATTACTCTAATGAGCAGTGGAAAATCTTTTAGACAACATTAGGCTTCAAAAATTGATTATTCTAATGCAGTATCTTCTCATTCTTTGGATCCTTCACACCACAATTAAGCTTACaagaatgtaacaccccgtcccaaatcgcaccggaatccgtgcacgttgaccgaggttgacccttgaccgagcgggtcaaaagttgactttttgttccagttgaccagggtaTCGTGGCGAAGTgaatgatgccccgagttcgtagattagtagcacgtcgaaaacggagctacggtttgaaagttatgggcaaaacaagttgaggtacaaacagtccaaaaggtgccgggagttgactttttcttgtggtgtaatttcgttttgactcttgtatggttgtaaagtactcgtcgatacgagttcatagactagcggcacgcttgaatcggacgtttggttaaaaagttatagacatttgaaattcgccggataccgtaatattttattatatctggcttaagtgcacagtgacgccacgtgtcatcacctgattggtccatgtggaatgaacagtgtcacatggtggcttttatttgacaaaaatctcggggaagagagagaaagagagagaggagagagaaagagagagagagtccgaccggccaccggaattttttaaattttcccgCCGATTCACcttacatgcgccggccagacggACGCCCCTCCCCGTTTCCGGCAAAACCccaaagtttcacggccattggccgccagacgcgcccggatcgaggcagCGAAGATcagcggcgatttttccctccaccaccggccaccgccgattgacccctttccggccattttccggccacacgcgccagccagccCTCatcacctcctcaagtccggcctacccaccaaatttcacggccaccggacctccgacgcgccgggatcggagctttttccggagaggggccgaaattcttcaaaccccgatttctccgccgtccggcctccgtttgcctcaccgccggtcccgtttgattcctctcccctcgatctacaaatctgcaaaaaatctcagccaacggctaCCGCAC includes the following:
- the LOC107421429 gene encoding putative pentatricopeptide repeat-containing protein At1g53330, whose amino-acid sequence is MSSRRPKALLWQSKTSTTNTAHPSSQSSHLLRSCGSFSDRGFLVNLRLLKPSFHGGCQSLSTLSSDISLSSMLLESLSSNEDSRMGNPGSDRIRWNATPKQVSEIIDMIRRGENDLESKLDSINVSFSVASVFQIFGVLNCEKVSALRFFDWIRGSQPNICSNYDVCSLVIDNCGRLNDFEAMLSIMNGFAQRGIRLTQKAFGFLTVLILDKPLVMDSVRKVVRVLNEVGGSCGNSGVQSLIEMFSILGSFEMAKFVIQMTERKVSYYYMIIREKCRRCDFVGAMAIIDEMRQLGCEPTVNIYNYILSTLFKNNGSAEASKLLKEMEEKNCPPDELTFEILICHSCKLGEFVYAKELLDGMVSRGLEPRVSTHVALVKAYFDMQRYEEAYNYVVDTSLKHRYSSNMIYSVLISLHQKKGNVVTALSVLSDMTKKGLRPNFSVYRRLENVSRCQAGI
- the LOC107421440 gene encoding uncharacterized protein LOC107421440 isoform X1 — translated: MNSSRSEKQETIQPDLHQDVRTNTTHEGNVTKPTVLDGEKNFGHFNEIRKFDSDTSSDFDSFEEGIVDEPEEEATGEPFGYYWNNDNERLNMAATKRSLFSIANHSIEEAFSSPTSTIGSSETAQQESLALSSVENITGMRKKPVRTRKHKGNATLARNKTNLSCKTTYDAIRPSEKKKPSPKNKNSIRDSNNSLVLSNQRTSNAGRRGTAVHALSQRQLSEACSSSTSLPRNRLLNSSPTSSSDHSSSDHTKASQNHQDFVDNFFRLLSIGVQSVQSPPKERAVLGGLEHKARENRFTKLPVQNKLKQNNGVELGQRNYIKEKKQKEVWQDISNVKLGRDPKSATNKSIISLSAHLIHGRREQRLMMPSWS
- the LOC107421440 gene encoding uncharacterized protein LOC107421440 isoform X2, which codes for MNSSRSEKQETIQPDLHQDVRTNTTHEGNVTKPTVLDGEKNFGHFNEIRKFDSDTSSDFDSFEEGIVDEPEEEATGEPFGYYWNNDNERLNMAATKRSLFSIANHSIEEAFSSPTSTIGSSETAQQESLALSSVENITGMRKKPVRTRKHKGNATLARNKTNLSCKTTYDAIRPSEKKKPSPKNKNSIRDSNNSLVLSNQRTSNAGRRGTAVHALSQRQLSEACSSSTSLPRNRLLNSSPTSSSDHSSSDHTKASQNHQDFVDNFFRLLSIGVQSVQSPPKERAVLGGLEHKARENRFTKLPVQNKLKQNNGVELGQRNYIKEKKQKESIISLSAHLIHGRREQRLMMPSWS